One window from the genome of Paenibacillus azoreducens encodes:
- a CDS encoding methyl-accepting chemotaxis protein has translation MSTLQLEKGTNNKLQTAISVWKGQKSFMPEEAVQSAANKTPGGKISAAEYCRNVPVLAPSITCMEALNMLKEQQHLPCLVICGEDSGPQGLLMKDVFYRKLTGRFAAELYYDRPVMDFAETDILVVESEDDPALMIQRALQRPESRFYDCVLITEGGRLQGVLTVQDLLLMSGKLQEEAEEQRKHTVNENYGHVSGMEYSLVEVSEAASLTLEECLRMKEWTMEGRVKLDEAGQSYAEAVEHMNRNQKQVARLIENAGKISALTQGITELADRSGLLAINASIEAAHAGSHGKGFEVVAAEVRSLASQIRSLTSDISELLERISHLAAETGTLTSAGVEQIHAGAARLTEGNRMFGELEQAVGHVEKTGRSVHRLASDAAEQALSVKVELERTLA, from the coding sequence TTGAGCACGCTGCAATTGGAAAAAGGAACGAATAACAAGCTTCAAACGGCCATATCCGTATGGAAAGGCCAGAAAAGCTTCATGCCGGAGGAAGCGGTCCAATCGGCTGCAAACAAAACGCCGGGCGGAAAAATATCCGCCGCCGAATATTGCCGGAACGTACCTGTGCTTGCGCCATCCATCACTTGCATGGAAGCTTTAAATATGCTGAAGGAGCAGCAGCATCTTCCATGTTTGGTCATTTGCGGGGAGGATTCAGGGCCGCAAGGGCTGCTGATGAAGGATGTGTTTTACCGGAAGCTGACCGGACGTTTTGCAGCGGAATTATATTATGACCGTCCGGTGATGGATTTTGCCGAAACGGATATTCTGGTGGTTGAGAGTGAAGATGATCCGGCCCTGATGATTCAGCGGGCACTACAAAGACCGGAATCCCGTTTCTATGACTGCGTACTTATAACCGAAGGAGGCCGGCTGCAAGGCGTGCTGACTGTTCAGGACTTGCTTCTGATGTCGGGCAAGCTTCAGGAGGAAGCGGAGGAACAACGCAAGCATACGGTAAATGAAAACTACGGTCATGTCAGCGGCATGGAGTATTCTTTGGTTGAAGTGTCGGAGGCGGCCAGCCTGACGCTTGAGGAATGTCTGCGCATGAAAGAATGGACGATGGAAGGCAGAGTGAAGCTGGATGAAGCAGGTCAATCCTATGCTGAAGCTGTAGAGCATATGAACCGGAATCAGAAACAGGTAGCGCGTCTCATTGAGAATGCGGGCAAAATCTCTGCGCTGACCCAGGGCATCACGGAGCTTGCGGATCGAAGCGGCCTACTGGCTATTAACGCATCGATCGAGGCCGCTCATGCGGGAAGTCACGGCAAAGGTTTCGAAGTTGTCGCGGCTGAAGTAAGATCATTGGCCTCCCAAATCCGCAGTCTGACGTCGGATATTTCGGAGCTGCTGGAGCGAATCAGCCATCTGGCTGCAGAGACAGGGACATTAACCTCCGCCGGGGTGGAACAAATCCATGCCGGTGCCGCGCGACTGACGGAAGGAAACCGGATGTTTGGCGAACTCGAGCAGGCTGTAGGCCATGTCGAGAAAACCGGGCGATCGGTACACCGACTGGCAAGCGATGCAGCCGAGCAGGCGTTAAGCGTTAAGGTAGAACTTGAGCGTACGCTTGCGTAA
- a CDS encoding response regulator transcription factor, producing the protein MSQRLLVIEDEPTLARLLSYNLMQEGYEVTIEDHGTSGFERAVHEPFDLIILDLMLPGMNGFDILSKLRGKGIITPVIILTAKNAEEEVVQGLKLGADDYITKPFGVSELLARVGTVLRRVSGIKEETVPETSDSAIRLGQLEIYPEKYEVMLGSTSISLRPKEFEVLLYLARKPGVVLTRDDLMNAVWGFDYIGGQRTVDVHVSSLRKKLELDPESVHIDSIRGVGYKLVINKKRSAHHQES; encoded by the coding sequence ATGTCGCAGCGGTTGCTCGTTATAGAAGATGAGCCGACATTAGCCAGATTATTATCTTACAATTTGATGCAGGAAGGTTACGAGGTCACGATCGAAGATCACGGAACATCCGGGTTCGAGCGAGCGGTACATGAGCCTTTCGATTTGATCATACTGGATTTGATGCTGCCGGGAATGAACGGGTTTGATATTCTTAGCAAGCTGCGCGGGAAGGGCATTATAACGCCGGTCATTATTTTGACAGCCAAAAATGCGGAGGAAGAGGTCGTACAAGGCCTGAAGCTTGGGGCCGACGACTATATCACAAAGCCGTTTGGAGTGTCCGAACTGCTGGCGCGCGTTGGCACGGTTTTGCGCCGCGTTTCGGGAATAAAAGAAGAGACGGTACCGGAAACTTCCGATTCGGCGATCCGGCTGGGGCAGCTGGAGATTTACCCGGAAAAATATGAAGTGATGTTAGGCAGCACAAGCATCAGCCTGAGACCAAAGGAGTTCGAAGTTCTGCTGTATCTTGCCCGCAAGCCTGGCGTCGTGCTCACCCGGGACGACCTGATGAATGCGGTATGGGGGTTTGATTATATCGGCGGGCAGCGGACGGTCGATGTTCATGTCAGCTCGCTCCGCAAAAAACTGGAGCTTGATCCCGAATCCGTCCACATCGACTCGATCCGCGGCGTCGGCTATAAACTCGTGATAAACAAAAAAAGAAGCGCTCATCATCAGGAATCGTGA
- the pnpS gene encoding two-component system histidine kinase PnpS, producing MRPFRIRLTLILMIMIGISMVGAGITMAQVFKKSHISALEDNMIREINLLSRTFDFRPAQGESAMAYYTREAKELAALTDSRVTFISKDGTVIGDSESDPLHMDNHSNREEIVNALKKGNGHAIRYSSTLKEDMLYVAMPVVSGGNYDGFIRLSLSLKSVDEGVRNGWTLMAGGLAILFVVAAIVSYRVAAGLTSPIEKITKVAGRISRLDYDARVDMQRKDEIGELAKAINGMADSLQNQLKTIRDNEDLLQSVLDNMTSGILLVAADGSIALINPAAEEMLNVRSGELQGRSFNELKQYYELTKLIKDGITEREIIHEERSVYRPEETILRLDGVPTLGEDQSFKGMLFLLQDVTAIRRLENMRSEFVANVSHELKTPVAAVKGFSETLLGGGVKDEETARSFLKIIYDESERLNRLISDILDLSKIESKRSPMDYAPIHLDYFCASIMDTIATVAKKKRITLHSDIPEELFVEADEDKLRQILINLLSNAVSYTPDGGKVELSVRDRQDAEGLEKIIFKVSDTGIGIPKKDQPRIFERFYRVDKARSRSSGGTGLGLSIVKHLVELHHGEISVESELGIGTTFTVELPMLQE from the coding sequence ATGAGACCTTTTCGCATCAGACTCACCTTGATTTTAATGATCATGATCGGTATTTCCATGGTGGGCGCAGGTATTACGATGGCACAGGTATTCAAAAAATCACATATTTCCGCGCTGGAAGACAACATGATTCGGGAAATCAACCTTTTGAGCCGGACCTTTGATTTCCGCCCCGCCCAAGGCGAAAGTGCGATGGCATATTATACCCGTGAGGCAAAGGAACTGGCTGCGCTGACGGATTCCCGGGTTACCTTTATATCCAAGGACGGCACCGTGATTGGGGATTCGGAAAGCGATCCGCTGCATATGGACAACCACAGCAATCGCGAAGAGATTGTCAATGCGCTCAAAAAAGGAAACGGCCATGCGATCCGCTACAGCTCAACGCTGAAAGAAGATATGCTGTATGTTGCGATGCCGGTCGTTTCCGGCGGGAATTATGACGGCTTTATCCGGTTATCATTAAGCTTGAAGTCCGTGGACGAAGGTGTACGCAATGGATGGACGCTAATGGCCGGGGGTCTGGCTATTTTGTTTGTCGTGGCTGCGATTGTAAGCTACCGCGTTGCGGCAGGACTCACCTCCCCGATCGAGAAGATCACCAAGGTGGCCGGCAGAATATCGCGCCTGGATTATGATGCCAGGGTCGATATGCAGCGCAAGGATGAGATAGGAGAGCTGGCCAAGGCGATTAACGGCATGGCGGACAGCCTGCAAAATCAGCTGAAGACGATTCGCGACAATGAGGATCTGTTGCAAAGCGTGCTAGATAACATGACAAGCGGTATTTTGCTGGTGGCTGCGGACGGCAGCATCGCCTTGATCAATCCGGCGGCGGAAGAGATGCTGAATGTCAGAAGCGGCGAGCTGCAGGGACGTTCATTTAATGAGCTGAAACAGTATTATGAGCTGACCAAACTGATTAAGGATGGCATTACGGAGCGTGAAATCATCCATGAGGAGCGCAGCGTATACAGGCCGGAGGAAACGATTTTGCGTTTGGACGGCGTGCCTACGCTGGGAGAGGACCAATCATTCAAAGGCATGCTGTTCCTGCTGCAGGACGTAACGGCAATCCGCCGGTTGGAAAATATGCGGAGCGAGTTCGTGGCAAATGTGTCCCATGAACTGAAAACACCGGTGGCTGCAGTGAAAGGTTTCTCCGAAACGCTGCTTGGCGGCGGCGTAAAGGATGAAGAGACGGCAAGGTCTTTCCTGAAAATCATATACGATGAAAGCGAGCGGCTTAACCGGTTGATCAGCGATATTCTGGATTTGTCCAAAATCGAGTCCAAACGTTCACCGATGGATTATGCGCCTATACATTTGGACTATTTTTGCGCATCGATCATGGATACGATAGCTACCGTTGCCAAGAAAAAACGGATCACGCTTCATTCGGATATTCCGGAAGAACTGTTTGTCGAAGCGGACGAGGACAAGCTGCGGCAAATTCTTATTAATTTATTGTCCAATGCCGTCAGCTACACTCCGGATGGCGGCAAGGTGGAATTGAGCGTCAGGGACCGCCAAGATGCGGAAGGGCTCGAGAAAATTATTTTCAAAGTCTCGGATACCGGCATTGGCATACCGAAAAAAGACCAACCGCGCATATTCGAGCGGTTTTACAGAGTGGATAAAGCCAGATCGCGCAGTTCAGGCGGTACCGGGCTCGGGCTGTCTATTGTCAAACATTTGGTCGAACTGCATCATGGCGAAATCTCCGTGGAGAGCGAACTTGGCATCGGCACCACATTTACGGTTGAACTGCCGATGCTTCAGGAATAA
- a CDS encoding SDR family oxidoreductase, translating to MSGNTQSKQTLPPQHQNHQPGIESEMNPLPKFESQNYAGSGKLKDKKAIITGGDSGIGRAVAVAFAKEGADISIIYLNEHGDAQETKRLVEQKGRKCLLIAGDIGDEAFCKNAVNQSVKELGGLDILINNAAEQHPQQKIEDITQEQLERTFRTNIFGMFFMTKMAMPYLKSGSAIVNTASITAYKGNPTLIDYSATKGAIVSFTRALSMNVVEKGIRVNAVAPGPIWTPLIPSSFDAQKVSEFGSTQPMKRPGQPEELAPAFVYLASDDSSYVSGQVIHVNGGEIVNG from the coding sequence ATGTCAGGAAATACGCAAAGCAAACAAACGTTACCGCCGCAGCATCAAAATCATCAACCGGGAATCGAATCGGAAATGAATCCGCTCCCGAAGTTCGAGTCACAAAATTACGCGGGTTCCGGCAAGCTTAAGGACAAGAAAGCGATCATTACCGGCGGAGACAGCGGCATCGGACGTGCCGTGGCCGTCGCTTTTGCCAAAGAAGGGGCGGACATCTCGATCATTTATTTAAATGAACATGGGGATGCCCAGGAAACGAAGCGGTTGGTAGAGCAGAAAGGACGCAAATGCCTGCTGATTGCCGGGGATATTGGAGATGAGGCATTTTGCAAAAACGCAGTCAACCAGTCGGTCAAGGAACTTGGAGGACTGGATATTCTCATCAACAATGCGGCTGAACAGCACCCGCAGCAAAAGATTGAGGATATTACGCAAGAACAGCTGGAACGCACATTCCGCACGAACATTTTCGGCATGTTTTTCATGACCAAAATGGCGATGCCATACCTAAAGAGCGGAAGCGCCATTGTCAACACGGCTTCCATTACCGCGTATAAAGGCAATCCGACCCTGATCGATTATTCCGCCACGAAAGGCGCAATCGTCAGTTTTACGCGGGCTCTGTCCATGAATGTCGTGGAGAAGGGGATTCGCGTTAACGCCGTAGCCCCTGGGCCGATCTGGACGCCGCTAATTCCATCAAGCTTTGACGCGCAGAAGGTCAGCGAGTTTGGTTCAACCCAGCCGATGAAACGTCCGGGCCAGCCGGAAGAATTGGCGCCAGCCTTCGTATATCTGGCTTCCGATGATTCGTCTTATGTGAGCGGACAGGTCATCCATGTCAACGGCGGCGAGATCGTCAACGGTTAA
- the mdh gene encoding malate dehydrogenase, translating to MALTRKKITVVGAGFTGATTALMLAQKELGNVVLLDIPQLENPTKGKALDMLEASPVQGFDSQIIGTSNYDDAADSDIVIITAGIARKPGMSRDDLVNTNAGIMKSVCENVKRVAPESTVIILSNPVDAMTYAAYKTLGFPKNRVIGQSGVLDTARYCTFIAQELNVSVEDVRGFVLGGHGDDMVPLVRYSNVGGIPIETLIPADRIQEIVQRTRVGGGEIVNLLGNGSAYYAPAASLVQMAEAIIKDKKRIIPVIALLEGEYGYNDLFLGVPAILGGSGIEKVFELDLTAEEKAALDKSANSVRSVISVVNL from the coding sequence ATGGCATTAACACGTAAAAAGATTACGGTTGTAGGCGCTGGTTTTACCGGCGCAACTACGGCTTTGATGCTGGCTCAAAAAGAACTCGGCAACGTGGTACTGCTTGATATTCCTCAACTGGAAAACCCGACGAAAGGCAAAGCGCTCGACATGCTGGAAGCAAGTCCGGTACAAGGCTTTGACAGCCAGATTATCGGCACTTCGAACTATGACGACGCAGCCGACTCCGACATCGTGATCATTACGGCCGGCATAGCCCGCAAACCGGGCATGAGCCGCGATGATCTTGTAAACACCAATGCAGGCATCATGAAATCCGTATGCGAAAACGTGAAGAGAGTCGCTCCGGAATCGACGGTTATCATCCTGAGCAACCCTGTGGACGCGATGACTTATGCAGCGTACAAAACGCTCGGTTTCCCTAAAAACCGCGTCATCGGCCAATCCGGCGTACTGGATACCGCCCGTTACTGCACGTTTATCGCGCAGGAGCTGAACGTATCCGTGGAAGACGTACGCGGCTTCGTGCTTGGCGGACACGGCGACGACATGGTCCCACTCGTTCGTTATTCGAACGTTGGCGGCATTCCGATCGAAACGCTTATTCCTGCCGATCGCATTCAGGAGATCGTACAGCGTACCCGCGTAGGCGGCGGCGAAATTGTCAACTTGCTTGGCAACGGCAGCGCATATTATGCGCCTGCGGCTTCCCTCGTGCAGATGGCGGAAGCAATTATCAAAGACAAAAAACGGATCATTCCGGTGATTGCGCTTCTGGAAGGCGAATATGGCTATAACGATTTATTCCTGGGCGTGCCTGCAATCCTTGGCGGCAGCGGCATCGAAAAAGTTTTCGAGCTGGATCTTACGGCCGAGGAAAAAGCCGCGCTGGATAAATCCGCAAATTCCGTTCGCAGCGTCATTTCGGTTGTGAATCTGTAA
- the icd gene encoding NADP-dependent isocitrate dehydrogenase: MKLEKFALPTEGEKIEIINGKLQVPNNPVIPFIEGDGTGRDIWKASKRVLDAAVDKAYGGSKKIAWYEVFAGEKAFNTYGEWLPNDTLEAIREYIVAIKGPLTTPIGGGIRSLNVALRQELDLYVCLRPVRYFQGVPSPVKHPEQVDMVIFRENTEDIYAGIEYKEGSEEVKKVIKFLQEEMGVNKIRFPETSGIGIKPVSSEGSKRLVRAAVEYAIKHGRKSVTLVHKGNIMKFTEGAFKNWGYEVAEQEFGDKVFTWAQYDAIKEKEGVDAANAAQSAAEAEGKIIVKDAIADIALQQVLTRPTDFDVIATLNLNGDYLSDALAAQIGGIGIAPGANINYVTGHAIFEATHGTAPKYADKDVVNPGSVILSGVMLLEHLGWQEAADLIYKGMETSINNKTVTYDFARLMEGATQVKCSEFADEVIKNM; this comes from the coding sequence ATGAAATTGGAAAAGTTCGCACTTCCTACCGAAGGTGAAAAAATTGAAATCATAAACGGAAAACTTCAGGTGCCTAACAACCCGGTCATTCCTTTTATCGAAGGTGACGGTACCGGCCGCGATATTTGGAAAGCTTCCAAACGAGTTCTGGACGCTGCGGTGGACAAGGCTTACGGCGGCTCCAAAAAAATCGCATGGTACGAAGTATTTGCCGGTGAAAAAGCATTTAATACATACGGAGAATGGCTGCCTAACGATACGCTTGAAGCCATCCGTGAGTATATCGTTGCGATTAAAGGACCTTTGACTACGCCTATCGGCGGCGGCATCCGTTCCCTGAACGTTGCGCTTCGCCAAGAGCTCGATCTGTACGTATGTCTGCGTCCTGTACGTTATTTCCAAGGCGTTCCTTCTCCAGTAAAACATCCTGAACAAGTGGATATGGTTATTTTCCGCGAAAACACCGAAGACATCTACGCAGGGATCGAATACAAAGAAGGTTCGGAAGAAGTTAAAAAAGTCATCAAATTCCTGCAGGAAGAAATGGGCGTCAACAAAATCCGTTTCCCTGAAACTTCCGGTATCGGCATTAAACCTGTTTCCTCCGAAGGTTCCAAACGTCTCGTTCGCGCCGCTGTCGAATATGCGATCAAACACGGCCGCAAGAGCGTTACGCTCGTTCACAAAGGCAACATCATGAAATTTACGGAAGGTGCCTTCAAAAACTGGGGTTACGAAGTTGCCGAGCAGGAATTCGGCGATAAAGTATTCACTTGGGCACAATACGATGCGATCAAAGAAAAAGAAGGCGTAGACGCTGCAAATGCCGCTCAAAGCGCTGCGGAAGCTGAAGGCAAGATCATCGTGAAGGACGCGATTGCAGACATCGCGCTGCAGCAAGTATTGACTCGTCCAACCGACTTTGACGTCATCGCTACGTTGAACTTGAACGGCGACTATCTGTCCGACGCTTTGGCTGCCCAAATCGGCGGTATCGGGATCGCTCCGGGGGCTAACATCAACTATGTGACAGGCCACGCGATTTTCGAAGCTACGCATGGTACGGCTCCTAAATATGCGGACAAAGACGTGGTGAACCCTGGTTCCGTCATTCTGTCCGGCGTTATGCTGCTTGAGCATCTGGGTTGGCAGGAAGCGGCTGATCTCATCTACAAAGGCATGGAAACTTCCATTAACAATAAAACCGTTACTTACGACTTTGCCCGCCTGATGGAAGGCGCGACCCAAGTGAAATGCTCCGAGTTTGCAGATGAAGTGATCAAAAACATGTAA
- the citZ gene encoding citrate synthase: MTATKGLEGIVAAASSISSIVDGVLTYRGYNIDDLATHASFEEVAYLLWFGKLPNEAELKQLRKDLSDEASIPAQVIEQMKLYPKDTSTMAALRSAVSALALYDGEADDMSREANQRKAIRLQAKLPTIIAALARIREGKEPVAPQAGLTIAENFLYMLKGEHADEVSAKALDQALVLHADHELNASTFAARVTVATLSDIYSGVTSAIGALKGPLHGGANEAVMKMLNEIGSIENVEPYIQGKLDNREKIMGFGHRVYKNGDPRAKHLQKMSRELGEMKGDTTLYEMSVKIDELVTNQKGLRPNVDFYSASVYTQLGFNHELFTPIFAVSRVSGWTAHILEQYENNRIIRPRAEYVGETDQKYVPVEQRA; encoded by the coding sequence ATGACAGCTACGAAAGGCCTTGAGGGAATTGTCGCCGCAGCTTCTTCGATCAGTTCCATCGTTGACGGTGTGCTCACATACCGTGGTTATAACATCGATGATCTTGCAACGCATGCAAGTTTTGAAGAAGTAGCCTATTTGCTGTGGTTCGGAAAGCTGCCTAATGAAGCAGAGCTTAAACAGCTCCGGAAGGATTTGAGTGACGAGGCTTCGATCCCGGCCCAGGTGATCGAGCAAATGAAATTATATCCAAAAGATACAAGTACGATGGCTGCCCTCCGTTCGGCAGTATCTGCCCTAGCTCTCTACGACGGTGAAGCCGACGATATGAGCCGTGAAGCAAACCAGCGTAAAGCGATCCGTCTGCAGGCTAAGCTCCCTACGATCATTGCCGCCCTGGCGCGTATCCGCGAAGGCAAAGAACCGGTGGCTCCGCAGGCGGGATTGACCATTGCCGAGAATTTCCTGTATATGCTCAAAGGCGAGCATGCGGATGAAGTTTCGGCCAAAGCTCTGGACCAGGCGCTTGTGCTGCATGCGGACCATGAGCTGAATGCCTCCACTTTCGCTGCGCGTGTGACCGTGGCTACGCTTTCAGACATTTATTCCGGCGTGACTTCGGCCATAGGCGCATTGAAAGGCCCTCTGCATGGCGGTGCGAATGAAGCCGTCATGAAAATGCTGAATGAAATCGGAAGCATCGAAAACGTGGAGCCGTATATCCAGGGCAAATTGGATAACCGCGAAAAGATCATGGGCTTTGGCCACCGCGTGTACAAAAACGGCGATCCGCGCGCGAAACATCTGCAAAAAATGTCCCGCGAGCTGGGTGAAATGAAAGGCGATACGACGCTGTATGAAATGTCCGTCAAGATCGACGAACTCGTCACGAACCAAAAGGGACTGAGACCGAATGTGGATTTTTATTCCGCTTCTGTGTATACTCAGCTAGGGTTCAACCACGAGTTGTTTACTCCGATTTTTGCGGTCAGCCGCGTATCCGGATGGACGGCGCATATCCTTGAGCAATACGAAAATAACCGGATTATCCGTCCGCGTGCCGAATATGTGGGTGAAACCGATCAGAAATACGTACCGGTTGAGCAGCGCGCTTAA
- a CDS encoding FxsA family protein, which yields MWKWLIAVMIIVPVVEIYGFNVVASRVGGGNTFLLTIATSAIGMVMMRFEGRKVLEDSRARMNSGQIPGRSLVDGLCIFIGGILLVIPGFVTDIIGFTMVFPLSRPLYRYFILKWLERKMKKGQFTIYRR from the coding sequence GTGTGGAAGTGGCTGATTGCCGTTATGATCATTGTGCCTGTGGTGGAGATTTACGGTTTTAATGTGGTTGCGAGCAGGGTTGGGGGCGGAAATACGTTCCTGCTTACCATCGCTACATCGGCGATCGGGATGGTGATGATGCGTTTTGAAGGACGCAAGGTTCTGGAGGATTCGCGGGCGCGGATGAACTCCGGACAAATTCCGGGAAGAAGCCTGGTCGACGGGCTTTGCATTTTTATCGGGGGCATTCTGCTTGTTATCCCGGGATTCGTGACCGATATCATCGGCTTTACGATGGTTTTCCCGCTGTCCCGTCCGCTATACCGCTATTTTATACTGAAATGGCTGGAACGGAAGATGAAGAAGGGGCAGTTTACGATATACCGCCGCTAA
- a CDS encoding acyl-CoA thioesterase — translation MGKNTEDKLSRWYTAFVRVRYQESDQMGVVYHANYLNWFEIGRTEMIRELGITYRSMEETGVLLPVTDLDMKFSHPARYDDEITIFTRMTSFSKLRIKYAYEVRKLSPQEREDLSGKHYSEGMELPGELLVSGTTSHVWVNREWQPARLDKSAPELYEALNQSLVGGGDS, via the coding sequence ATGGGAAAAAACACGGAGGATAAACTTAGCCGTTGGTATACGGCTTTCGTCCGGGTCCGCTATCAGGAAAGCGACCAGATGGGAGTGGTTTACCACGCCAATTATTTGAACTGGTTCGAGATCGGGCGGACCGAAATGATCCGCGAGCTGGGCATAACGTACCGGAGCATGGAAGAGACGGGTGTTTTGCTGCCCGTGACCGATCTGGATATGAAATTCAGCCACCCGGCCCGCTATGACGATGAAATTACCATTTTTACACGGATGACCTCCTTTTCGAAATTAAGAATCAAATATGCTTATGAAGTTAGAAAACTTTCACCTCAAGAGAGGGAAGATCTGTCCGGGAAGCATTATTCCGAGGGGATGGAGCTGCCCGGAGAACTTCTTGTGTCGGGAACAACAAGTCATGTATGGGTAAATCGCGAATGGCAGCCTGCAAGGCTGGATAAGAGCGCTCCCGAACTATATGAAGCCTTAAACCAATCTCTCGTCGGAGGAGGGGATTCGTAG
- the pyk gene encoding pyruvate kinase, with protein MRKTKIVCTIGPSSESLENTKKLILAGMNVARLNFSHGDFEEHGNRIKNIRQAAKELGKNVAILLDTKGPEIRTGKLAVEPIELVQDEYITLTTEEIEGDKNRISVTYKDLPGDVQVGSTILIDDGLIGLAVVGVEGTEIKCRIVNGGTIKSKKGVNVPGVAISLPGITEKDANDIVFGIEQDIDFIAASFVRKASDVQEIRDLLEKHNAGHIKIISKIENQQGVDNLDEILEASDGLMVARGDLGVEIPAEEVPLVQKRMIQKCNLAGKPVITATQMLDSMQRNPRPTRAEASDVANAIFDGTDAIMLSGETAAGKYPVESVLTMSRIAERAESDLDYREIFLKQRIAQETTVTEAISQSVAISALDLNAKAIITSTESGLTARVVSKYRPQAPIIAVTTKERTLRQLALSWGVTTVQGKTASSTDEMFEYSMKGSLETGLVQPGDLVVITAGVPLGQSGSTNLVKISQIPNE; from the coding sequence ATGCGTAAAACTAAAATCGTATGTACTATCGGACCTTCCAGTGAATCGTTGGAAAACACCAAAAAACTGATTCTTGCCGGAATGAATGTGGCCCGTCTGAATTTTTCGCACGGCGACTTCGAAGAGCATGGGAACCGGATCAAAAACATCCGCCAGGCTGCCAAAGAACTGGGCAAGAACGTAGCAATTCTGCTGGATACCAAAGGACCGGAAATCCGCACGGGCAAGCTGGCTGTGGAACCGATCGAGTTGGTGCAAGACGAATACATCACTTTGACAACCGAAGAAATCGAGGGCGACAAAAACCGCATCTCGGTTACTTACAAGGATCTTCCTGGCGATGTGCAAGTCGGATCTACCATTTTGATCGATGACGGCCTGATCGGTTTGGCGGTTGTCGGCGTCGAAGGCACGGAAATCAAATGCCGCATCGTCAACGGAGGTACAATCAAAAGCAAGAAAGGTGTTAACGTACCGGGTGTAGCGATTTCCCTGCCGGGTATTACAGAGAAAGACGCCAACGATATCGTTTTTGGGATCGAACAGGACATCGATTTTATCGCGGCTTCCTTCGTCCGCAAAGCAAGTGACGTTCAAGAAATTCGTGATTTGCTTGAAAAACATAATGCAGGCCATATTAAAATCATTTCCAAAATCGAGAACCAACAAGGTGTGGACAACCTGGATGAAATTCTCGAAGCTTCCGACGGCCTTATGGTTGCCCGCGGCGACCTTGGCGTGGAAATCCCTGCGGAAGAAGTGCCGCTCGTTCAAAAGCGCATGATCCAAAAATGTAATCTTGCAGGCAAACCGGTTATCACGGCTACCCAAATGCTGGATTCGATGCAGCGCAACCCGCGTCCGACCCGCGCGGAAGCGAGCGACGTTGCCAACGCGATCTTCGACGGAACCGACGCAATCATGCTTTCCGGCGAGACGGCTGCAGGGAAATATCCTGTGGAATCCGTGCTGACCATGTCCCGCATTGCCGAAAGAGCAGAGTCCGATTTGGACTATCGCGAGATTTTCCTGAAACAAAGAATTGCACAGGAAACGACCGTAACCGAAGCGATCAGCCAATCGGTGGCGATTTCCGCGTTGGATTTGAATGCGAAAGCAATCATCACTTCCACGGAATCCGGACTCACGGCGCGCGTGGTATCCAAATACCGCCCACAAGCACCGATTATCGCCGTTACAACCAAAGAACGCACGCTGCGTCAACTGGCTTTGAGCTGGGGCGTAACGACCGTACAAGGCAAAACGGCAAGCTCTACGGATGAAATGTTCGAATACTCCATGAAAGGTTCTCTGGAGACCGGACTGGTACAGCCGGGAGATCTGGTTGTCATTACAGCAGGCGTGCCGCTCGGACAATCCGGTTCGACGAACCTTGTGAAGATCAGCCAAATCCCAAACGAATAA